The Sus scrofa isolate TJ Tabasco breed Duroc chromosome 6, Sscrofa11.1, whole genome shotgun sequence region ccatgagtttggggttgatccctggccttgctcagtgggttaaggatctggtgtcgccctgagctgtggtgtaggttgcagatgcggctcagattccgcgttgctgtggccctggccataggctggcggctatagctccgattagacccctagcctgggaacctccatatgccacaggtgtggccctagaaaaggcaaaaagaccaaaaaaaaaaaaaaaaaaaaaaatcctcttcctgGCCTGGTGACCTCAAGCACCCACTTTCACtttctggagcctcagtttccccatctgtaaggcAGGGATGACAGTGGGCAATGCCTTCCTTGTTTGGTTGCCAGGGCGATTCACTTAAAGTCTCAAGTCCACGGCCAGGGAGTTGCTATTGCTGCTCCTCTCCAGCTGGGCTCCCTCACCCAGCCCACACTGCACTCCTTATCTCTCAGCCCAGGGAGTCTCTAGGCCAGCCTTTCTGCCCCCCGGGGGAGCTGTAGCCGGGATTGGGAACCAGAGACATCCCAGTGgaccctccccccaggcccctcCAGGCCAGTACTCCAACCGACATGCACGAGGTGGCCCTGAGCGTGCTCATCCTCCTGGCAGGTGAGTGCCCGTTCCTGGGCTGATTTCCCCTGATCCCCTTGGCCAAGTGATGACCATGCTTGTGTGTGGCTCAGTCACGCTTTCCTTTCTGCTGCCCCCGTGGGCTGGTGGGTCTCTGTCAGCATCTCCTCAAGGATAGGAAGTGTCACCCTGGTGATTTCAAGGGACTCCGAAAGGAGGACCtctgggagtccccattgtggctcagtggtagtgagcctgactagtattcatgaggacacggattcgatccctggcctcgctcactgggttaaggatctggtgttgccaagagctctggtgtaggtcgcagacgcggcttagatcctgattgctgtggttgtggtgtaggctgacagctatagctctgattggacccctagactgggaacctccatatgctgcaagttccaccctaaaaagaccaaaaaaaaaaaaaaagaaagaaaaaaaggaggaccTCTTACAATAGAGGCACACACAGCTAGAAAGTCATGGTCTTGATGTCCCCTTGATGACGTCAAGGAAAAGGCTCAGGTCTGTGCTACCGGgtctttaacattttattatgaggagttcctcttgtggctcactgggttaagagcccagctagtatccctgaggatgtgggtctgatccctggcctccctcagtgggttaaggatccagtgttgccgtgagctgcaatgtaggtcgcagattcggctcagatctggcatggatgtggctgtggctgtggctgtggctgtggctgtggctgtggctgtggctggctggctggcaacTGCACCTCCagtccacccccaccctgggatcttccatatgtcgTACCTTTGgccccaaaatttaaaaaataaagaaacaatgaaaagaaaaagaatagtgcCTGGGACAGAGTAAGCACCATGTGTTTgtgctttaaatataatttttaaaaatatgaatctcCTTTTAACAAAGAAAGAATAGGGCTTAGACCCAGAGCAAAGGCAGCCACTGCTTCTTGCCAGAATGCAATGCTAGTTGTCTGCTTTTCACTGTGTTTGTTACATCAGGCGAAGCTGGTGTTGCATTCAGGGTAGTGATAGAAAGtggcatttttaaagaaagcatgtTAAGTTTATAATTAGTGAGTCCTTGAAGGGGAATGGTGAGCAAACACCCGACGGGTGGGACGTGGATGTGGCAGAACCAGAAGATGAGGGCTGAGCTCGCCTGGGAGCTGAAGCCATCTGTCACCTTGACGAGACCCTCGCTCTGTGTCTAGAAGTCCTAGACCAAAGGGCGGCCGTAAAGCCACCCAGGTTAAGAGCGTGTTTCAGGTGTGGGGCTGAGTGAGGGAACCTGCATTTGCAAAGGCTGCAAAGGTGGACGTGCAGAGGCAGCTCATTTGGGGCTAGACCCCTGTGCCCTCAGGAGGAGGTGGGAAAGGCCCCTCAGGGGACCCTCTGCTGAGGCCCCCGGGGCTCTGCAGCCCCACCCTCAGCTCTTGccttcctccccccgccccccaggcctcTCTGCTTTGGATGCCAACGACCCAGAAGGTGAGTCCGACTGACTCCCCCCCCAGTCCCACCCCCAAATTCTCCCCCAGGATTCCTGCATCCTGGCTCTTGTCCCGgaatccatgttcttttttttttttttctcattccttgcAGATAAGAACAGTCCTTTCTACTATGGTGAGAGCCTGTGCCCCGCCCTTTTCACTCCCGCCCCTTGCACTCCCGCCCCATCCCTCATCCCTATTTTGGGCCAAGGGTCCTCCCCAGGGTTTCGTGAGGGCCTGAGGGGGGTGACCCTGGGCGAGGACTGGGGTGCAGAACAGTgaacacagtggattaagaggAGGAGACACACCAGCGGGATCCTTGGGAAGAGTCTCCTGCTGCAAGATAGTTGGATGCGCATAGGAAGGAAGCCATGGCTGGAGTGCGGATCCACTGCTGGGCGAGGGGGTGACTTGAGgaagggggctggaggaggggagcgAAATGGTCCAACTCTCCCTGCAGCCTCCAGGTCCCACCTGACCTGTTCCTCATcaaccctctgccctctccccccacctcctgctctgCTGCCcgactctgctccagccacactggcctccccGCTGTTGCTCAGGCACAGCAGACACACTCCCAGCCTCCAGATGGTTCCAGCTTccatccctctgcctggaacgctTTCTTCCACATCGCTCCaagctccctccttcccctccttgggCCTCTGCTCAAAGGTGGCTCCTCAGAGGGGCCTTCCCAGACCCCTCTCCCTTAAAGAGGTGCCCTCTGCCCTTCTGTCCCCTGGCCCTGCTTATTTGATCTCAGACTGCTTCTCTCTCCTTGACCCGCTGTTACTTCTCTCTGTGTAAATTAGAAGGTGAGCACAGAGGGGTTGGGGAGCTGTCTGTTCTCTCCAGGGTGGTTTCTTGCATCTGAGGTACCCAGTGCATGTTATCAAGGGGATGGGGGCTTGGATGCGGAGGGCCAGGGCTGGCACTGAACTCCCCCTCTGGGTTTCTCCTAGACTGGCACAGCCTCCGAGTTGGCGGGCTCATCTGCGCAGGGACTCTCTGTGCCCTTGGCATCATCATCCTCCTGAGTGAGCGGAGGGGCAGGCGGGCGGGGTGGTGGGTAGGGCAGGGCCATGGGTTGTCCTCCCCTGACGGTCCCGTCCCCTGACAGGTGGGAAATGCA contains the following coding sequences:
- the FXYD3 gene encoding FXYD domain-containing ion transport regulator 3 isoform X1, coding for MHEVALSVLILLAGLSALDANDPEDKNSPFYYDWHSLRVGGLICAGTLCALGIIILLSGKCKCKFSQKSSHRPGDAPPLITPGSAHDC
- the FXYD3 gene encoding FXYD domain-containing ion transport regulator 3 precursor (The RefSeq protein has 2 substitutions compared to this genomic sequence), whose amino-acid sequence is MHEVALSVLILLAGLSALDANDPEDKNSPFYYDWHSLRVGGLICAGTPCALGIIILLSGKCKCKFSQKPSHRPGDAPPLITPGSAHDC
- the FXYD3 gene encoding FXYD domain-containing ion transport regulator 3 isoform X2, whose amino-acid sequence is MRIGRKPWLECGSTAGRGDWHSLRVGGLICAGTLCALGIIILLSGKCKCKFSQKSSHRPGDAPPLITPGSAHDC